The following coding sequences lie in one Blastocatellia bacterium genomic window:
- a CDS encoding DUF1385 domain-containing protein, with product MKEEEIIVGGQAVIEGVMMRVPNAYAVAVRRPDGEIVSLQEKLPQHNIKFPLLKLPIVRGSVTLIHSMLLGVKALTFSANVAIEAEEIAAGKTPTKNTQTTIFAILPAIGFNLLIFVFLPLFLTNLIFLMARGENFEKYHQQNLINNHQSIESPNNTGTWQNKAYETLEKVKFYVRPVRPSLLFNLVDGVIRMLLFLSFITLISRMDDIKRVFQYHGAEHKVVYNWESGKALTVENARCQPRQHPRCGTSFLMIVMLVSIITFSIIKFDTFLLNFLARIFLIPLVAGVSYEFIRFSARCLANKDGNLKTKNVLAVALFQFLTAPGLWLQNITTQEPSDDQLEVAIYALKKALEVENPTTLQLAAD from the coding sequence ATGAAAGAAGAAGAAATTATTGTTGGTGGACAAGCTGTTATTGAGGGTGTAATGATGCGTGTGCCAAATGCTTATGCTGTGGCTGTACGCCGTCCCGATGGAGAGATAGTTAGCTTACAAGAAAAACTTCCTCAACATAATATAAAATTCCCTTTGTTAAAGTTACCTATAGTTAGAGGTAGCGTTACTTTAATACATTCAATGTTACTTGGGGTTAAAGCCTTAACATTTAGTGCTAATGTAGCAATTGAAGCCGAAGAAATAGCAGCAGGTAAAACGCCAACAAAGAATACTCAAACTACAATTTTTGCTATTTTGCCTGCAATTGGGTTTAATTTACTGATTTTTGTCTTTCTACCATTGTTTTTAACAAATCTGATTTTTTTAATGGCACGTGGGGAAAATTTTGAGAAATACCATCAACAAAATTTAATAAACAACCATCAAAGCATTGAAAGCCCAAACAACACAGGTACTTGGCAAAATAAAGCTTATGAAACGCTAGAAAAAGTAAAATTTTATGTTCGACCCGTTAGACCATCTCTACTTTTTAACTTAGTAGATGGTGTAATTCGTATGTTGTTATTTTTAAGTTTTATTACTTTGATTTCTCGAATGGATGATATTAAAAGAGTCTTTCAATATCATGGGGCAGAACATAAGGTTGTTTATAATTGGGAATCTGGCAAAGCCTTAACTGTTGAAAACGCTCGTTGTCAACCACGTCAACATCCTCGCTGTGGTACATCATTCTTAATGATTGTTATGTTAGTAAGTATTATTACTTTTTCTATTATTAAATTTGACACTTTTTTGTTGAATTTTCTAGCTAGAATTTTTTTAATTCCTTTAGTTGCAGGAGTTTCTTATGAATTTATTCGTTTTTCTGCCCGATGTTTAGCAAACAAAGATGGAAATCTAAAAACTAAAAATGTTTTAGCTGTAGCGTTATTTCAATTTTTAACTGCTCCAGGGCTTTGGCTACAAAATATTACTACTCAAGAGCCATCTGATGATCAATTGGAAGTAGCTATTTATGCCTTAAAAAAAGCCTTAGAAGTAGAAAATCCAACTACTCTACAATTAGCCGCAGATTGA
- the prfA gene encoding peptide chain release factor 1, whose amino-acid sequence MFEKLASIENKYEELAQQMSDQEILSDPSRYTKIAKQHRDLTEVVNKYRIYKTSLDELEQANELLRECDDPEMRALAREEVGSEEKRLSQTEEELKVLLLPKDPNDDKNVLLEVRAGTGGDEAALFAAEIFRMYARYAERHGWKLTVLDSSETGIGGLKEAVAMIEGDKVYSKLKHESGVHRVQRVPQTESSGRIHTSAVTVAVLPEAEDVDVHIDMKDLRIDTFCSSGPGGQSVNTTYSAVRLTHIPTNTVVSCQDEKSQIKNREKAMRVLRSRLLEVERQKQQDAISAERKQQVGSGDRSEKIRTYNFKDNRVSDHRIGYTVHQLDMFMDGEIGDLIQALITYYQAEKLRQQAEAA is encoded by the coding sequence ATGTTTGAAAAATTAGCGTCAATAGAAAATAAATATGAAGAATTAGCTCAACAAATGAGCGACCAAGAAATTTTGTCTGACCCTAGTCGTTACACAAAAATTGCTAAACAACATCGTGACTTAACAGAAGTTGTTAATAAATATCGTATTTATAAAACTTCTTTAGATGAATTGGAACAAGCCAATGAACTCTTAAGAGAGTGTGACGATCCAGAAATGCGAGCCTTAGCTAGAGAAGAAGTTGGTAGTGAAGAAAAAAGACTTTCTCAGACAGAAGAAGAATTAAAAGTATTACTACTACCAAAAGACCCAAATGATGATAAAAACGTGTTGTTAGAAGTTCGTGCTGGCACAGGTGGCGACGAAGCTGCGCTTTTTGCAGCAGAAATTTTCCGTATGTATGCCCGTTATGCTGAACGTCACGGATGGAAGCTAACAGTTTTAGATTCTTCTGAAACAGGTATTGGGGGGCTTAAAGAAGCTGTAGCAATGATTGAAGGCGATAAAGTTTATTCTAAGCTTAAACATGAATCAGGTGTTCATCGTGTTCAACGTGTTCCACAAACGGAAAGCTCTGGGCGTATTCATACTTCTGCTGTAACAGTTGCTGTTTTACCTGAAGCAGAAGACGTTGATGTTCATATAGATATGAAAGATCTAAGAATTGATACTTTTTGCTCTTCTGGGCCAGGGGGTCAATCAGTAAATACTACATATTCTGCTGTAAGACTTACTCATATTCCTACTAACACCGTAGTTTCTTGTCAGGATGAAAAATCTCAAATTAAAAATAGAGAAAAAGCTATGCGAGTTCTACGCTCTCGTTTGTTAGAAGTTGAGCGACAAAAACAACAAGATGCAATCTCTGCTGAAAGAAAGCAACAAGTTGGCTCAGGTGATCGTAGCGAGAAAATTCGTACCTATAATTTTAAGGATAACCGAGTTTCAGACCATCGAATTGGTTACACTGTTCATCAATTGGATATGTTTATGGATGGAGAAATCGGAGATCTAATCCAAGCACTTATTACTTATTATCAAGCAGAAAAACTACGTCAACAAGCTGAAGCAGCCTAA
- a CDS encoding TonB-dependent receptor, translated as MKKLSKWKREFFLNCCLEIARLVGMVGLTFCLVSTSYAQSKQNTKLKGQVLDESGASLAGAEVTLTEVNGKTTQTVSSEKGDFEFSRVDFGTYTLTVYVPGFTVYESSTFSVGNTSLTPLEVRLAVAAVTEQVTVDSSSPVSLSSENNATAIVLKEKDLESLPEDPDELASALQELAGPAAGPNGAQLFVDGFNGLRVPPKGSIREIRINSNPFSAEYDRLGFGRIEILTKPGLDKLHGETFFNFNDESLNARNAFAPFRAPLQIRRFGGNLSGAIKPKKASFFLDFERRETDENTSINATILDNNLFAVPFSDVILTPQRFTTFSTRVDYQLDQKTTLVGRYSFTDISRQNQGIGNFALDSRGFDSTIRNNVLNFTATTIISPKVINEIRLQMTRQSSTSQGDNSTPSLNVLGAFSGGGAQVGLNRRTEDSFELQDYISYALSTHTLKTGVRLRGTRITTSNTENFGGSYSFAGDVNRDPITGLPVGGTITSLEHFRRTLLGLPGYRPSQFSVNSGDPFVSVNQYDVGLFVQDEWKAKQNLTVSLGLRYEAQTNLNAKYNFAPRIAVAYAPRSGANNSANKLATVIRGGFGIFYDRFSEGFTLESRRLDGNHITQFIATNPDFFPNIPDLSSLTALRPIRRQIEPNLESPYVMQFALGVEQQLPYQLVTTVNYLFARGNHLLRSRNINAPLPGTFTGIPGSGIRPLGNIGDIYLYEASGISKMHQLRVGLSRRLGRVSFFSSYAYTKADTDANGANDFPANSFNLAPEYGRSSLQVSHQVFLGSTITAPYGIRVNPFLIIRSGRPFDITTGRDNNGDTRFTDRPSLVAPGTPGSITTEFGTFNPNPRHGEQIITPNLGDGPGFASLNLSLSRTFSFGTKQADANTQVSGGGGPVAGGFGGVAGRGGPGGGRGGGGRGPGGFGDAGDGNKRFNMVLTFRASNLFNRTNLGGFTGSLGSPIFGTANFASEARRIEMQMRFRF; from the coding sequence ATGAAAAAATTAAGTAAATGGAAAAGAGAATTTTTCCTAAATTGCTGTTTAGAAATTGCTAGGTTAGTTGGTATGGTTGGGCTTACTTTTTGTTTAGTTTCCACAAGTTATGCACAATCTAAGCAAAATACTAAGTTAAAAGGACAGGTTTTAGATGAATCTGGGGCAAGTTTAGCTGGTGCAGAAGTTACATTAACTGAGGTTAATGGTAAAACTACTCAAACTGTTTCTTCTGAAAAAGGAGACTTTGAATTTTCAAGAGTTGATTTTGGTACTTACACTCTAACTGTTTATGTACCAGGCTTTACTGTTTATGAAAGTTCAACTTTTAGCGTTGGAAATACTTCTCTTACACCTTTAGAAGTTCGTCTTGCTGTAGCTGCTGTAACAGAACAAGTTACAGTAGATTCTAGCTCTCCTGTTAGTCTTTCTTCAGAAAATAATGCTACAGCAATAGTATTAAAAGAAAAAGATTTAGAATCGTTACCAGAAGATCCAGATGAACTAGCTAGCGCGTTACAAGAATTAGCAGGCCCGGCTGCTGGCCCAAATGGAGCGCAACTTTTTGTTGATGGTTTTAACGGTCTTCGTGTTCCTCCAAAAGGCTCTATTAGGGAAATTCGTATTAATTCTAATCCTTTTTCTGCTGAATATGACCGTCTTGGTTTTGGGCGAATTGAAATTTTAACTAAGCCTGGACTTGATAAATTACATGGTGAAACTTTCTTTAATTTTAATGATGAAAGTCTTAATGCTCGCAATGCTTTTGCTCCTTTTCGCGCACCGCTTCAAATAAGACGTTTTGGAGGTAATTTATCTGGAGCAATTAAGCCTAAAAAAGCTTCATTTTTCTTGGATTTTGAACGTCGAGAAACAGACGAAAATACTTCAATTAATGCCACTATTTTAGATAACAACCTTTTTGCTGTTCCTTTTTCTGATGTAATCTTAACTCCTCAAAGGTTTACTACTTTTTCAACTCGTGTAGATTATCAACTAGATCAAAAGACTACTCTTGTAGGACGTTATAGCTTTACAGATATTAGTAGACAAAATCAAGGAATAGGTAATTTTGCTTTAGATTCTCGCGGTTTTGATAGCACGATTCGTAATAATGTACTAAACTTTACTGCCACAACAATTATTAGTCCTAAAGTCATTAATGAAATACGTTTGCAGATGACTCGGCAATCATCTACAAGTCAAGGGGATAATTCCACGCCTTCGCTTAATGTTTTAGGGGCATTTTCTGGAGGAGGTGCGCAAGTAGGGCTTAATCGTCGAACAGAAGATAGTTTTGAGTTACAAGATTATATTTCTTATGCCTTAAGTACTCATACCTTAAAAACAGGTGTAAGGCTTCGTGGAACTAGAATAACTACCAGCAACACAGAAAATTTTGGAGGAAGCTATAGTTTTGCTGGTGATGTTAATCGTGATCCAATTACAGGATTACCCGTAGGTGGGACAATTACTAGTTTAGAGCATTTTCGCCGTACTTTATTGGGTTTGCCTGGTTATCGTCCTTCTCAATTTTCTGTTAATTCAGGAGATCCTTTTGTTTCTGTCAATCAATATGATGTAGGGCTTTTTGTACAGGATGAATGGAAAGCAAAACAAAATCTAACGGTTTCTTTGGGCCTACGTTATGAAGCACAAACAAATCTAAATGCAAAATATAATTTTGCTCCACGCATTGCTGTTGCTTATGCTCCTCGTTCAGGTGCCAACAATTCAGCCAACAAGCTAGCAACTGTAATTCGCGGAGGTTTTGGCATTTTTTATGATCGGTTTAGTGAGGGTTTTACTTTAGAATCCCGTCGCTTAGATGGAAATCATATTACCCAATTTATCGCTACTAATCCTGACTTTTTTCCAAATATTCCTGATCTTTCTAGTTTGACAGCATTAAGACCTATTCGCCGTCAAATTGAGCCTAATTTGGAATCTCCTTATGTAATGCAATTTGCTTTAGGAGTGGAACAACAACTTCCTTATCAATTAGTTACAACGGTAAATTACTTATTTGCTCGTGGTAATCATCTTTTACGCTCACGTAATATAAACGCGCCGTTGCCAGGCACTTTTACTGGTATTCCTGGGTCAGGCATTCGCCCACTAGGAAATATTGGAGATATTTATCTTTATGAAGCAAGTGGGATTTCTAAAATGCACCAACTACGAGTTGGACTTTCACGTCGATTAGGGCGGGTTAGTTTCTTTTCTAGTTATGCTTATACAAAAGCTGATACTGATGCAAATGGAGCAAATGATTTTCCTGCTAATAGTTTTAATCTAGCTCCTGAATATGGAAGAAGTTCTTTACAAGTAAGCCATCAAGTATTTTTAGGTAGTACAATCACCGCACCTTATGGAATTAGAGTCAATCCTTTTTTAATAATTCGTTCAGGTCGTCCATTTGATATTACCACTGGGCGAGACAATAATGGGGATACTCGTTTTACTGATCGCCCCTCTTTAGTTGCACCAGGAACACCTGGCAGTATTACAACAGAATTTGGCACTTTTAACCCAAACCCTAGACATGGTGAGCAAATTATCACACCAAATTTAGGTGATGGGCCAGGTTTTGCATCCTTAAACTTGTCTTTAAGTCGCACTTTTAGCTTTGGTACTAAGCAAGCTGATGCAAATACTCAAGTTAGTGGCGGTGGAGGCCCAGTTGCAGGTGGTTTTGGTGGTGTGGCAGGTCGTGGAGGCCCGGGTGGTGGACGTGGTGGCGGTGGACGTGGCCCAGGTGGATTTGGTGATGCAGGAGATGGTAATAAACGCTTTAATATGGTACTTACATTTAGAGCCTCTAATTTATTTAATCGTACTAACTTAGGGGGTTTTACAGGTTCTCTAGGTTCACCAATTTTTGGGACTGCTAATTTTGCTAGTGAAGCAAGACGAATTGAAATGCAGATGCGCTTCCGCTTCTAA
- a CDS encoding DUF2721 domain-containing protein, giving the protein MQIIEINEVTKILQTAISPVVLVSGVGLLVLSMTNRFARTTDRARALAREIEEKNIATDDVNNLKAQIGILYKRSKILMFSISFAITSIFFVSLLIIALFSASTLGLHINIIITIFFVLSLISLTISLVLFIKEISSSLKALKLEIKELL; this is encoded by the coding sequence ATGCAAATAATTGAAATAAATGAAGTTACAAAAATACTACAAACTGCAATTTCTCCTGTAGTTTTAGTTTCAGGTGTTGGGTTATTAGTACTTTCTATGACAAATCGATTTGCTAGAACTACGGATCGCGCTAGGGCTTTAGCAAGGGAGATTGAGGAGAAAAATATTGCTACAGATGATGTAAATAACTTAAAAGCTCAAATAGGAATACTTTATAAGCGTTCAAAAATACTAATGTTTTCTATTAGTTTTGCTATTACTAGTATATTTTTTGTTTCTTTATTAATAATAGCTCTATTTTCTGCCTCCACATTAGGGCTACATATTAACATTATAATAACAATTTTTTTTGTACTTAGCCTTATTTCTTTAACTATTTCCTTAGTTTTATTTATTAAAGAGATAAGTTCATCTCTAAAAGCATTAAAACTAGAAATCAAAGAGCTTTTATAA
- a CDS encoding UDP-glucose/GDP-mannose dehydrogenase family protein produces the protein MNIAIIGTGYVGLVTGACFAEFGVNVTCVDKDENKINRLMAGEPTIYEPGLDVVINKGFKEGRLSFTTNLAEAVKKSLVIFIAVGTPAREDGDADLSQVAEVAAEIGKHLNGYKVIVTKSTVPAGTGALVKRIITENSQSESHFSVASNPEFLREGAAIEDFMHPDRIVIGCSDPQAVAILKDLYSPLYLIDIPFVITSIETAELIKYASNAFLATKISFINEIAMLCDRLGCDVYNVARAMGLDKRIGPEFLHPGPGFGGSCFPKDTRALLHLANRVECDFKIVRSVIEVNERQKDLMVSKIKTMLGNPKDKTIGVLGLAFKPNTNDIRESPSIAVVNELLELGVNVKANDPVAMSEAATLLPKVKFCNDAYETATDADLLVFLTEWNQYRKLDLEKVKLLMKQPAIADLRNIYDPNYIRKLGFDYVGVGR, from the coding sequence ATGAATATCGCAATTATTGGAACAGGCTATGTTGGTTTAGTGACAGGAGCTTGTTTTGCTGAGTTTGGAGTTAATGTTACTTGTGTTGACAAAGACGAAAACAAAATAAATAGATTAATGGCTGGTGAACCAACTATTTATGAACCTGGACTAGATGTAGTTATTAATAAAGGTTTTAAGGAAGGCCGCTTAAGCTTTACTACAAATTTAGCAGAAGCAGTAAAAAAATCTTTAGTAATCTTTATTGCTGTTGGTACTCCTGCGCGTGAAGATGGCGATGCAGACCTCTCCCAAGTTGCCGAAGTAGCAGCAGAAATTGGTAAACATCTAAACGGTTATAAAGTAATTGTCACCAAAAGCACTGTTCCAGCAGGTACAGGAGCTTTAGTTAAAAGAATAATTACAGAAAACTCTCAATCAGAAAGTCATTTCTCTGTTGCTTCTAACCCTGAATTTTTACGTGAAGGTGCTGCTATTGAAGACTTTATGCACCCTGACCGAATTGTAATTGGCTGCTCTGACCCACAAGCAGTTGCAATTCTAAAAGATTTATACAGCCCACTTTACTTAATTGATATTCCGTTTGTAATAACTAGCATAGAAACAGCAGAATTAATTAAGTATGCTTCTAATGCGTTTTTAGCTACTAAAATTTCTTTTATTAATGAAATTGCTATGCTTTGTGACCGTTTAGGTTGTGATGTTTATAATGTTGCCCGTGCTATGGGTTTAGATAAACGTATTGGCCCAGAATTTCTTCATCCTGGCCCAGGTTTTGGAGGCTCTTGTTTTCCTAAAGATACTCGTGCTTTGCTACATTTAGCTAATCGTGTAGAGTGCGATTTCAAAATTGTCCGTTCTGTAATCGAAGTTAATGAACGTCAAAAAGATTTAATGGTAAGTAAAATTAAAACCATGCTTGGCAATCCTAAAGATAAAACTATTGGAGTTTTAGGATTAGCTTTTAAACCTAATACTAATGACATCAGAGAATCCCCTAGCATTGCAGTTGTAAATGAACTTTTAGAACTAGGTGTTAATGTCAAAGCTAATGACCCTGTAGCAATGAGCGAGGCGGCTACTTTACTTCCAAAAGTTAAGTTTTGCAATGATGCCTATGAAACTGCAACTGATGCAGATCTACTAGTTTTTCTTACAGAATGGAACCAATACCGCAAACTTGACCTAGAAAAAGTTAAACTATTGATGAAACAGCCTGCAATTGCTGATTTACGCAATATTTATGATCCCAACTATATCCGCAAATTAGGCTTTGATTATGTTGGTGTAGGTCGTTAA